From Passer domesticus isolate bPasDom1 chromosome 20, bPasDom1.hap1, whole genome shotgun sequence, one genomic window encodes:
- the LOC135284194 gene encoding GTP-binding protein Rhes-like, translating into MSLVVKEKNHVRLVFLGAAGVGKTSLIRRFLLDTFEPKHRRTVEELHSKEYEVCGATVTVEILDTSGSYSFPAMRKLSIQNSDAFALVYAVDDAESFESVKSLREEILEVKEDKFPPIVVVGNKAESGGERRVPVEDALSLVELDWNSRFVEASAKDNENVLEVFRELLQQANLPSRLSPALCKRRETLPKEQALRPPMNKTNSCSVC; encoded by the coding sequence ATGTCCCTGGTGGTGAAGGAGAAGAACCACGTCCGGTTGGTTTTCCTGGGGGCTGCCGGCGTGGGCAAGACCTCGCTGATCCGGCGCTTCCTGCTGGACACCTTCGAGCCCAAGCACCGGCGCACGGTGGAGGAGCTGCACAGCAAGGAGTATGAGGTGTGCGGGGCCACGGTCACCGTGGAGATCCTGGACACCAGCGGCAGCTACTCCTTCCCGGCCATGAGGAAGCTCTCCATCCAGAACAGCGACGCCTTCGCCCTGGTCTACGCCGTGGATGACGCCGAGTCCTTCGAGAGCGTCAAGAGCCTGCGGGAGGAGATCCTGGAGGTGAAGGAGGACAAGTTCCCTCCCATCGTGGTGGTGGGCAACAAGGCGGAGAGCGGCGGCGAGCGGCGCGTGCCGGTGGAGGACGCGCTGTCGCTGGTGGAGCTGGACTGGAACAGCCGCTTCGTGGAGGCCTCGGCCAAGGACAACGAGAACGTCCTGGAGGTGttcagggagctgctgcagcaggccAACCTGCCCAGCAGGCTCAGCCCCGCGCTCTGCAAGAGGAGGGAGACGCTGCCCAAGGAGCAGGCGCTCAGGCCGCCCATGAACAAGACCAACAGCTGCTCCGTGTGCTGA